From the genome of Fibrobacter sp. UWH6:
CGCGGGCTTTACCGATTTGTTGTCGCCGTTGGTTTTTAACTGGATGTATGAGAATTCTGGCCACCTGGGTTCATCCTTGCAAATGAGTTCCGTGGAGTCTATGAATGTACTGCGGTTCCCTGCAAAAGAAAGTCTTGTCGCAAAGTCCTGAAACAAGGAATCTACAGAAAGTTTCTTTTGATCAATCACCGCTTTGAGCTGTTCGGGGAAAAGCTTGTTGGGATTTTTCTTGTAGTTTTCCCATATGGCCTTGTCAATTTTCTTGTCGACGAAATTATAGAGGTAAATCAGTAGAATGCCTGCGCCGTAGGGTTGGCCCATTTGGTTAAGTGGCGTTCCTACCTTGGTTGACATGGAGGAAAGGTAGCTGAAGTAATCATCGATATCGGGGTTGGCGATTTCTTCGATTCCCGATGCTGATGCTTCGAACCAAAAGGTTTCCTTTGTGAAAGGGTGATACCCGAGTTGTATGGCGTGGTACAGTTCATGAATGACGGTAACCCGGATGCCTTCTTTCCAATGTTCGGCATAGGAGTAACCGTGAGCCTTGTTTTCGAACTCGACGGTGGGACGGGGGTAGACGCAACTTTGATTGTCTTTTGAAATGGTGTCGTAAGCAACCTGGAGGGAAGGCTGATGACGGAAATCGTTTTCAATCATCAATTCGCTCTCGTTATTTTCTTCGGGAGAATATGTTGCTCCATAGCATTCATTACAGATTTGCCCGAAAACGGAATGTGAATTTCTCACAAGAGAAATGTCCAAAATTTCAACGGGATAGAGCCCCTCTTTTACGGGTTTCTGGTAATGATGCGTTTCTGAAATACCTTGAGGGGGTTGCATCCCCATTTTTTCGGTGTGAAATTTTCGTGCTTCTTCCACATAACTCGCCAAGTAATCTACAAAGGCGGCTGTTGTTTTGTGGGGGCCAGAAAGGGTGTAGAAAATCTGGAAGTGGTCTGTCGTTCTTGTATAGACGCTGTCGTAGAGGTCTTCGCTGTTGCAGAGTGAAATTGATGTTGATTGAACAGACGGTTTTGCAAGGCTTTGACCATGACGATTTTTGATCATCAATTCTGTTCCGCAGACACTACGAGAATATGCAGATGTACAAAGCACCATTGCAATAAACAGAAGTGTTGCGATGTATCTAGCAATCATGTTAGAGTTCCTGCTTAAGAATTTCAGCTGCACGTTTTTTTATTTCGTTGGGAATCGTCAGACTTTTTTGGTGATGAGGTTTTACTCGGGCGTCTACGATTATCGGCGCATGGCAACCCCAATGTTTATTTTGTATGAAACTTTGTAGGCCGAATATATCACGGGCCGGGTCTGAACGGGTGAACGTTAACCACAAGAAGTCGGGTAGCTTGCTTCCATCCAGACGTTCGTTGTCGATTTCGGATACCTGGTCGACAATTGAAATCCAGGGATAATTCTCTCTAAACTCCCATTTGTCCAGGGCGGATTCCAGTTGCATGAAAATGGCTTCTCTTTCATTTTCGTCAAACGCAGGCGCTTGAATGATAAGAACTCCTGCCATGGGCATCTTGATAAGATTTCTTGACGTCTTTCCTTGTGAATTGGTAAATGCATCCGGTAACTGCAGAAATTCTATGTCCTGCATATCATGGCGAAGATTCCTACGCTTTTCTCCGGCGGCAGCCATAATCAATTTGGAACCGTGGTTTAAACGTCCTCCTGTATAGTCCAATGTGTCGATTGTGGTGGCGGTCTGGAAATGCAGATCTCTGCTGAAATCCAGGCGCTCCAGCACATGGGCAAAGAAGGCGGGTACATCGTTGACGTTCAGGTTGGCGTTGTCTTCCTTGGCGGCGATTAAAAGGTATTTGCTGAGACTTGCCTGGTTGAACCCTAAAATGGCGTTGGCGGTTTTCAGCAGCTCCATGGGTTCCCGCTCCTTGGCGTAGGGCACGAATCGTTCGCTGGCCAATGCTAGGCAAAGGGGATGAACTCCGGCGTCATCTACAGCGTGAATGGCGTGAAGCCCCGGAATCGATGCGGGAACCATAGGCTTTGTTATCTGATGGATAAAGCTGCCGAAAAGAGTGTCTTCCTTGGGGGGCCTGCCTACGACGGTAAAGGGGTAGATGGCGTTCTTCTTGCAAAGGACTTTTTTTACCTTAAGACAGGGGAAATCATGTTTGTCGGAATAGTATCCGATATGGTCGCCGAAAGGTCCCTCGGGTTTCAGCTCCGGTTCCATTTCGCCAAGAATGCAGAAGTCGGCATCAGAAGAAATCAAGTAACCATCGTGAATGAAATACCGGAAACGTCTACCTCCCAGCATCCCTGCAAAAACCAGCTCAGAAAGGTTTTCGGGCATGGGCATGACTGCGGCTACAGTTTGCGCCGGAGTGCCGCCTATAAAGATGCTGACTTTAAGGGGGCGATTTTCTTCAATGGCATTCCGGTGGTGTCTGGCGATGTCGCGCTTGATTTGATAGTGAAGGCCGCATTCTTCGTTGGGAACGTACTCGTTTCCGGAAATCTGGATTCGGTACATGCCGACATTGGTGGTCATGACGCTTGCGTTTTCGCTAGGGCGGGTCGCTACCTGCGGTAACGTAATGAAGGCGCCGCCATCTAAAGGCCAGCTCTTGATTTGCGGAAGGTCCGCCAGGGTACATTCTTCAAAATCCTTGATGGATCCGCTGCGGCGGGGGAGGGCATTAATGCCTGTGCAGGCCGCTCTCAGCAATTTGACCGGATTGGGGTTCTTGAAGAACTGGACGGGGTTAGATTTGAACTGGACTGCCGTCTGGGTTCCCTTTATGGTTTTGCGGAATAGGAAGTCCAATCTTTCCTGGGTCCCGAAAATATTGCAGGCCGCTCTAAAAGGGCTTCCCTTGACCTTCTCAAAAAGAAGGGCGGGACCATTGTTTTCAAAAACCTGGCGGGCAATTTCTGCCATTTCTAGATTAGGGTCCACTTCCTGGTGGATGCGCTTCAACATGCCGGCCTTTTCTAAGTCCAGCAGAGCCTGCTCAAGGGATTTGTACATGGGAACCCCGATCTTCGGTATTAACCGGCGGTAGAGGATTGATTTAGTGCGCTGAAACTCTGGGTCTGCTTCTTGGCGACGATGGCTGCCTTGATGCTGATGGCTTCCTTGCGGCTAGCAACAGCATATACAAGGTTAGCCTTGTTTATCAGACCTGAAAAAACTTCTTCGGGACCGCCGATAAAACCCTGGAATTCAAAACTGTCGAAACAGCGGGTCAGACTTCCGTCTGCGACAAACTCATGCTTTGCCGTAAAACCACGGAAGGGACCGTTGCCCAGGCGAATCGTTAACTTGTTGTCGCTGAAGGCACTGATGAGGCCGGTCCAAGTGATTTTCTTGAATCCCACCATCATAGTGTACTTGACCACATCACCCTTTTCCAGAGTCTCGGGAAGGGTATAGTAGATGACAGGAGTGGTACCTACAGCCACTTTCATAGGGGCGCAACTAAGTGTCTCTAGCAGGTTTGCGAGAGAGTATTCTTGCCACGAAGTCTGACTGAATTGTACCATGACCCGTAATGTAGTAAATTTTTTGGCTCCGTTGGGAATTTCTCTTCAAAAAGCTATCTTGTACCTCCGAAATGAATTCTGTACAGACTGATCAAAAATTTTTACGTAAAAGTACCCTTTTTACCTTTGCCGGTTCCGCCTTGAAGGTTGCCGCTCCAGTCCTCACGATTGTGGTGGCACGAGTTTTTGGTAAGGAAATATTCGGAATATATGTTTCTACTCAGCTTTTGATCTTGAGCCTTAGTCGTGTTGCGGTGATTGGCCTTGATAAAGGCATGCTGCGATACATTCCGCAAAACAAGGTTTGCGGTCGTCCGGAGCATGAGGGTATTATTGAATCCTTGTGGCGTACGCTTTTCTTCGCCTTGGTGATTTCTGTGGTCATGTGGGGTGGTGCCGCCTTTGACCTGCAGCGGATTACCACGGGCCTGGCCATGCTTTCGTCGGCAGAAATCTCGCTTTATGTTCTTTCTATCATTCCCTACACGTCCTTGCTTTTGTTTGCTGCTTCATCCGAAGGGAACCGTCGTCCGCAATACAAGATTTTTATCAATGAGTTTGCTGTAACGACTCTCGCTCCTGTTATTGCCCTGGCTTTGCATTTTACCGGATTCCAGGATAAGCTGGCCCTGCCCTTGGGATTCTTTGTTTCTAACCTGTTTGGCGTTATAACCTACATCTTCCTGATCAATAGACAGTTTACCCAGATCCGCTGGTTTATCAAGGATAAGATTCCGTCGGAACTTCTGAAGTTTTCTATTCCCCTGGGTGTTACAGAAATTGTCGCTTCCTTCCTTTTGCGCATGGACTTGTGGATGGTGCTGGCCTTGATTGGACCTGAAGCCGCCGGTGTCTATGCGGTGATGGTTACCATTTCTAACGGCCTCAAGACAGTTCGCAGTAGTTACGATCCTATTTTGCAACCTGTGGTCGCGGGAATGTCCAAGGAACGCCTTGACACGGACTTAAAGCCGGTGTTTTCCTATTGCGTTTCCATGGTGACCTTGATCCAGTTGACCATTGGCTTTTTCATTGTGCTGTTCCCCGAGCAGACCATGATGATTGCGGGAAAGTCTTTTGTGACCGACGAAAACCCGGTTGCCGTACTTGGCATCCTGATTATCGGTAACTTGATAAATGGTTTCTTTGGCCTTACCGGATCTGTAATCAACGCCTTGGGCAAGAGCCGTTTTATGCTCTTCATGAATATGGTTTCCCTGGTGTTTGCCACGATCATGAACCGTATGTGTATTCCCATTTTTGGCATTGCTGGCGCCGCCATTTCTTCTATGGCCTATCAAATTCTGCAGAATGTCTGGATGTGTCTGTACCTGCGCAAAATGGGATATTGGCCCTTTAGGCTGAACCTGTTGATTCAGATTGCCTGGATCCTGCTCCTGATTATTTCTTACGTTGTCTTGAATACGGTCTGGGCTCCTTCCCTTTGGATAAAGGCCGCCATTTATGTAGGCATCATTCTTTTGATTGTGTTGACCTTCTTTAAACAGGGGCTTGCTGGCGAAATGGGGTCTCGTAAGAAAAAGAAATCTTAGTCCACCTCGTGAATTAGGTATATTGTTGATATGATTCCGAAAAAGATACATTACATTTGGCTTTCTAACGATCCGCTGCCTCCTCTTGCAAAACTTTGCCTTGATAGCTGGAAGCGCCGTTGTCCCGATTATGAAATCATCCATTGGGATATGGCTCGTTGCCAAAAGATTATTGATACGGTTCCTTTTGTTCGCGAAGCGGTTAGCATGTCTAAGTGGGCTTTCGCAAGTGACTACATTCGACTTTATGCGGTTTATACAGAAGGTGGCGTGTATCTGGATAGTGACGTTTTTGTCTACCAGAGCTTTGATGAATTTTTAAGTAACGGCTACTTTACCAATATTGAATTTACGTCTCATTTTAAGAGAAATAAGTCTTGGAAGATGCTGAACGAAGATGGCACGAAAAAGGATCCCAACAAGATTCCCCTTCCGGGACTTGCCTTGCA
Proteins encoded in this window:
- a CDS encoding glycosyltransferase family 32 protein is translated as MIPKKIHYIWLSNDPLPPLAKLCLDSWKRRCPDYEIIHWDMARCQKIIDTVPFVREAVSMSKWAFASDYIRLYAVYTEGGVYLDSDVFVYQSFDEFLSNGYFTNIEFTSHFKRNKSWKMLNEDGTKKDPNKIPLPGLALQAAIFGAEANHPFLKKAMAYYEREKFILPNGKLNIENIAPYVYAHTAQDFGFVYKDKLQQLENNMMILPSKVFLPSCDETNFKPYAIHVTSGSWRPFTHRIVRFFRRLPIIICKIGKKNKSLEETLNDYESKSLIKY
- a CDS encoding polysaccharide biosynthesis C-terminal domain-containing protein; translated protein: MNSVQTDQKFLRKSTLFTFAGSALKVAAPVLTIVVARVFGKEIFGIYVSTQLLILSLSRVAVIGLDKGMLRYIPQNKVCGRPEHEGIIESLWRTLFFALVISVVMWGGAAFDLQRITTGLAMLSSAEISLYVLSIIPYTSLLLFAASSEGNRRPQYKIFINEFAVTTLAPVIALALHFTGFQDKLALPLGFFVSNLFGVITYIFLINRQFTQIRWFIKDKIPSELLKFSIPLGVTEIVASFLLRMDLWMVLALIGPEAAGVYAVMVTISNGLKTVRSSYDPILQPVVAGMSKERLDTDLKPVFSYCVSMVTLIQLTIGFFIVLFPEQTMMIAGKSFVTDENPVAVLGILIIGNLINGFFGLTGSVINALGKSRFMLFMNMVSLVFATIMNRMCIPIFGIAGAAISSMAYQILQNVWMCLYLRKMGYWPFRLNLLIQIAWILLLIISYVVLNTVWAPSLWIKAAIYVGIILLIVLTFFKQGLAGEMGSRKKKKS
- a CDS encoding UbiD family decarboxylase; amino-acid sequence: MYKSLEQALLDLEKAGMLKRIHQEVDPNLEMAEIARQVFENNGPALLFEKVKGSPFRAACNIFGTQERLDFLFRKTIKGTQTAVQFKSNPVQFFKNPNPVKLLRAACTGINALPRRSGSIKDFEECTLADLPQIKSWPLDGGAFITLPQVATRPSENASVMTTNVGMYRIQISGNEYVPNEECGLHYQIKRDIARHHRNAIEENRPLKVSIFIGGTPAQTVAAVMPMPENLSELVFAGMLGGRRFRYFIHDGYLISSDADFCILGEMEPELKPEGPFGDHIGYYSDKHDFPCLKVKKVLCKKNAIYPFTVVGRPPKEDTLFGSFIHQITKPMVPASIPGLHAIHAVDDAGVHPLCLALASERFVPYAKEREPMELLKTANAILGFNQASLSKYLLIAAKEDNANLNVNDVPAFFAHVLERLDFSRDLHFQTATTIDTLDYTGGRLNHGSKLIMAAAGEKRRNLRHDMQDIEFLQLPDAFTNSQGKTSRNLIKMPMAGVLIIQAPAFDENEREAIFMQLESALDKWEFRENYPWISIVDQVSEIDNERLDGSKLPDFLWLTFTRSDPARDIFGLQSFIQNKHWGCHAPIIVDARVKPHHQKSLTIPNEIKKRAAEILKQEL